From one Trifolium pratense cultivar HEN17-A07 linkage group LG1, ARS_RC_1.1, whole genome shotgun sequence genomic stretch:
- the LOC123897505 gene encoding uncharacterized protein LOC123897505, whose product MTNSNSATIASISANLNSVPVLNGANFKDWKEDMKIVLGCMDFDLALRKEQPTSPTETATSEQRAYYEKWDRSNRMCLMIIKRGIPEVFRGTISEDITNAKDFLAEIEKRFKKSDKAETSTLLQNLISMKYQGKGNIREYIMSMSNIVSKLKALKLELSEDLLIHLVLLSLPAQFGQFKISYNCQKEKWTLNELISFCVQEEERMKRDKTESAHFASTSKDQGKRKKTHEPKNEAASVPAQKKQKQDENCFFCKESGHVKKKCSKYHAWRAKKGLPKLPEAK is encoded by the exons cTACAATTGCTTCAATATCTGCTAATCTGAATTCGGTTCCGGTCCTTAATGGGGCAAATTTCAAGGACTGGAAAGAGGACATGAAAATTGTTCTTGGCTGCATGGATTTCGACCTTGCATTAAGAAAGGAGCAGCCTACTTCTCCTACGGAAACTGCTACCTCTGAACAGAGGGCATATTATGAGAAGTGGGATCGCTCCAACCGCATGTGTCTAATGATCATTAAGCGCGGCATTCCTGAGGTCTTTAGAGGTACTATATCAGAAGATATAACTAATGCTAAAGATTTCCTTGCTGAGATTGAAAAGCGCTTTAAGAAAAGCGATAAGGCGGAAACAAGTACTCTTCTTCAGAACTTGATTTCCATGAAGTATCAAGGCAAAGGAAACATAAGGGAATATATCATGAGCATGTCGAATATCGTTTCAAAACTTAAGGCACTAAAGCTTGAGCTGTCTGAAGACTTACTCATTCATTTAGTATTACTTTCTCTTCCTGCACAGTTTGGTCAGTTTAAGATATCTTATAACTGTCAGAAGGAGAAATGGACTCTTAATGAGCTCATTTCATTTTGTGTGCAAGAAGAGGAAAGGATGAAACGTGATAAAACAGAAAGTGCTCATTTTGCTAGCACCTCTAAAGACCAgggcaaaagaaagaaaactcaTGAGCCCAAGAATGAAGCTGCAAGTGTTCCAgcacaaaagaaacaaaaacaggATGAAAATTGTTTCTTTTGCAAAGAATCTGGACATGTGAAGAAGAAATGTTCTAAATATCACGCTTGGCGTGCAAAGAAAG GGTTGCCTAAACTACCGGAAGCCAAATGA
- the LOC123897521 gene encoding probable isoaspartyl peptidase/L-asparaginase 2 produces MGGWAIAVHGGAGVDPNLPLERQEEAKQLLTRVLNLGISALRSNLSAIDVVELVVRELETDPLFNSGRGSALTEKGTVEMEASIMDGPKRRCGAVSGLTTVKNPVSLARLVMEKSPHSYLAFDGAENFARQQGVEVVDNEYFITPDNVGMLKLAKEANTILFDYRIPTSGYETCGQGVESPMKMNGLPMSIYAPETVGCVVVDREGRCAAATSTGGLMNKMIGRIGDSPLIGAGTYACNLCGVSCTGEGEAIIRGTLAREVSAVMEYKGLGLQEAVDFVIKHRLDEGYAGLIAVSNKGEVAYGFNCNGMFRGCASEDGFMEVGIWE; encoded by the exons atgGGTGGTTGGGCTATTGCTGTTCACGGTGGCGCCGGTGTTGACCCAAATCTTCCTCTTGAACGTCAAGAAGAAGCCAAACAACTTCTTACCCGTGTTCTCAATCTTGGCATCTCTGCTCTTCGTTCCAATCTTTCCGCCATCGATGTTGTCGAACTTGTG GTGAGGGAATTGGAAACGGATCCACTATTCAATTCGGGTCGTGGATCTGCCCTGACGGAAAAAGGTACCGTGGAAATGGAGGCTAGCATAATGGATGGTCCAAAAAGACGATGTGGTGCTGTTTCCGGCTTAACCACCGTCAAAAATCCTGTTTCATTGGCACGTTTAGTCATGGAAAAATCTCCTCATTCCTATCTTGCTTTCGACGGGGCTGAAAACTTCGCCAGACAACAG GGTGTGGAGGTTGTGGACAATGAATACTTTATCACGCCTGACAATGTGGGTATGCTTAAGCTGGCAAAGGAAGCAAATACAATCTTG TTTGATTATCGAATCCCAACATCCGGATACGAAACATGTGGTCAAGGGGTTGAAAGTCCAATGAAAATGAATGGACTTCCAATGAGCATCTATGCACCTGAGACAGTTGGGTGCGTAGTTGTTGACCGTGAAGGAAGATGTGCAGCAGCCACATCAACTGGAGGTCTAATGAACAAAATGATTGGTCGTATTGGTGACTCACCTCTCATAGGAGCCGGGACCTACGCGTGTAACCTTTGTGGCGTGTCATGCACTGGTGAAGGCGAAGCTATCATACGTGGCACTTTGGCGCGTGAGGTGTCGGCTGTTATGGAATACAAAGGTCTTGGTCTTCAAGAGGCTGTTGATTTCGTCATTAAGCACCGTTTGGATGAAGGATATGCTGGACTCATTGCTGTTTCTAATAAGGGTGAAGTTGCGTATGGATTTAATTGCAATGGCATGTTTAGGGGATGTGCTTCTGAGGATGGTTTCATGGAAGTTGGAATTTGGGAGTAA
- the LOC123897530 gene encoding histone-lysine N-methyltransferase ATX3-like isoform X2, with amino-acid sequence MAETIWNEDTISCYGCGLTLPCKTMKKVKDSSCAPQYYCKSCAKLLKSKQYCGICKKIWHHSDAGDWVCCDGCNVWVHAECDKISSKLLKDLENIDYYCPDCKGKSDCKLSASQTYKSIKSVGNNQKPVLPEKLAVSSTFNNFSGLAIFAVLLHYIKFFRKVVTYGSSKIILQ; translated from the exons ATGGCAGAGACCATCTGGAATGAA GATACAATATCTTGTTATGGCTGTGGTTTGACATTGCCATGCAAAACCATGAAGAAGGTTAAGGATTCAAGCTGTGCTCCTCAGTATTATTGTAAATCTTGTGCAAAG TTACTTAAATCGAAACAATATTGTGGCATTTGCAAAAAGATTTGGCACCATTCAGATGCTGGTGATTGG GTATGCTGTGATGGTTGTAATGTTTGGGTGCATGCTGAGTGTGACAAAATTTCTAGCAAACTTTTGAAG GATCTGGAAAATATAGATTACTATTGCCCAGATTGCAAGGGAAAGTCGGATTGTAAATTATCAGCATCACAAACATACAAATCAATAAA ATCAGTAGGGAACAACCAAAAACCTGTGTTACCTGAAAAGCTAGCTGTGTCATctacatttaataatttctctGGTCTTGCCATTTTTGCTGTATTATTACATTATATCAAATTCTTCAGGAAAGTAGTAACTTATGGATCCAGCAAAATAATTCTACAGTGA
- the LOC123897530 gene encoding histone-lysine N-methyltransferase ATX3-like isoform X1: MDSQKILVLDTISCYGCGLTLPCKTMKKVKDSSCAPQYYCKSCAKLLKSKQYCGICKKIWHHSDAGDWVCCDGCNVWVHAECDKISSKLLKDLENIDYYCPDCKGKSDCKLSASQTYKSIKSVGNNQKPVLPEKLAVSSTFNNFSGLAIFAVLLHYIKFFRKVVTYGSSKIILQ; the protein is encoded by the exons ATGGACTCACAGAAAATCCTGGTCTTG GATACAATATCTTGTTATGGCTGTGGTTTGACATTGCCATGCAAAACCATGAAGAAGGTTAAGGATTCAAGCTGTGCTCCTCAGTATTATTGTAAATCTTGTGCAAAG TTACTTAAATCGAAACAATATTGTGGCATTTGCAAAAAGATTTGGCACCATTCAGATGCTGGTGATTGG GTATGCTGTGATGGTTGTAATGTTTGGGTGCATGCTGAGTGTGACAAAATTTCTAGCAAACTTTTGAAG GATCTGGAAAATATAGATTACTATTGCCCAGATTGCAAGGGAAAGTCGGATTGTAAATTATCAGCATCACAAACATACAAATCAATAAA ATCAGTAGGGAACAACCAAAAACCTGTGTTACCTGAAAAGCTAGCTGTGTCATctacatttaataatttctctGGTCTTGCCATTTTTGCTGTATTATTACATTATATCAAATTCTTCAGGAAAGTAGTAACTTATGGATCCAGCAAAATAATTCTACAGTGA
- the LOC123894148 gene encoding NADPH-dependent oxidoreductase 2-alkenal reductase-like, translating into MKIHGRIPVCGMISQYNLTQHEGVTNLAHLIYKWIRMQGFVVVDYYHLYAKFLEFVLPHIREGKVVYVEDIAEGLDKGPAALVGIFKGQNVGKQVLVIARE; encoded by the coding sequence ATGAAAATCCACGGTCGCATACCTGTGTGTGGAATGATTTCACAGTATAATCTTACGCAACATGAAGGTGTCACAAATTTGGCGCATCTCATATATAAATGGATCCGTATGCAAGGTTTTGTAGTAGTTGATTACTATCACCTATATGCAAAATTCTTGGAGTTTGTCTTGCCTCATATCAGAGAAGGGAAGGTTGTGTATGTGGAAGACATAGCTGAGGGACTTGATAAAGGCCCTGCAGCATTGGTCGGCATCTTTAAGGGTCAGAATGTTGGCAAACAAGTGCTTGTTATTGCTCGTGAATGA